Below is a genomic region from Henckelia pumila isolate YLH828 chromosome 3, ASM3356847v2, whole genome shotgun sequence.
ATGAACCACTCAACCTAGCTGCCAAAACAGTCGCTCTTTCATTGAAGTGTTCAATTTTACCATTTATGTCAAGGTTGGTCACAAATGGAATGAATTGGATGGTGTGTGGATTCATGAACCTATATTTCTCAACCTTGTTATCACTTTTCATCTTTCTGTAAAGATGTCTGCCATTATCAACAGAAAAATGTTATTatgcttaattaattaaagtatGTACAACGTATATGCTAAAAAAATTAAGGTATAAAAGTTCATGTTAATTGAACACctaccaaatgtaaacaaccatACAATTGGCAGATACTGGCTCCAACTCATAAAAGGGAATGATGTCTTCAAGGTGCACAAGTAGTTCATATTcttcatcaaacaaatcatgatctaaattgattgatatattattttcctcATCAAGAGCATGCTTGCAGAAAAAATGCAACATATTCAAGGATTTCGGTACATGCGATGCCAAAACAGTACTTGTTTTCTTCACATTTTTCTTCTTTCCATGCTTCTAAAAATTGCAAATGTAGATGTATATGTTAGGTACAGTTCACTAAATTTTATTGGACAAGTTAAGtccaactataatatcatatttaCCTCATCCCGCATCAATACCAAGTGCACAGGCCAAGCCACGTGAGAACCTACAGCATCACCAATAGTATCACATTCATTTGGAATTGGGAATGGCAGCTGTGCTGATTTCTCCACAGCCTCATCAATGGCGATGCGCATACAATTTACGGGCAATGGAACTCCATGAAGTAAGTTACCACCTCCATTGACATGAACAATTGTACCGTATGCAACTACAATATTAGATTCCAGTGTCAACGTAACCAACTTGCCCTATAAAACAAAGTTTCATCATGTtataaattgattcaactcCCGGGTGACATTCATTCAATTACATAATAACAGTAGCGTAGGCAATACCTGCAAGAAATCGTCTTTGCTCAGAATTTGCATGTCATCATCAATGAAAGTTGCATAATATGGGGCACTCTTTTCTGTTTTGATTTTGTCTTCATTCCTGAGATGTAACTTTACGGAGCAACTACCTTTCTCTTCAATCTCAGAGGTGCATGCACCATTTTTGAACATTTCTTCCAACTTTTTTATGCGTTCGTCTTGATCTGCAAGGCGAGTAGATTGTTCTGAAATCAATAGTTTTGCCTCTGACAACTCTTTTTTATGCTGCATCAATAAGTGTCCATCACCAGTAGGCCTCTTCCATAATGTACCAACATTAAAGTAGATAGTTGGAGTTATATGACCTCCAACACCCCTGACACGTCCACCATGCTCTTCTGAATCAAGTACATTTGAAAGGATATCCTTTTTTGACCCTTCAAATTGCAACTTACCATCACGttttttcttcacatattcatcctgtcaagcacaagaaattattttttacCAAAAAACAGTTTACTTGAATAAATACTATTGGATTCATGTACTTATTACATACAATCTTTTCTATTTTCATTTTCAGATCATCTCCTTCAACTTCACCCTCCTTATTCACCCATCCTTTCTTCCAAATACGAGCCCAAttgacatcatcatcatcacatAATTCACTTGCCTTCAAACAagataaaaaatatcaaatgatTGCCATTGTTATAGAAGATAGGCTATGAAAAAAATACTTACTATTTCATCAGCAAATTGTGCATAACCTTTACGGGAAAGCCGATGTGGGTATATGTTCtgctttcttctcttcttttgctcAGCACTTAAGTTCTAGATAATTCTCCACATGTGTTAATGTATCggtatatataataatgacatgttaaattgtttttaagaAGTAATTAATAATCGATCTTACCATGAAGTCAACGGACATGCGAGTGATTACAAAGGAACTCCAATCATCCCGTGGAATACCGTAGCCACTTGGCGGTTCTTTCAACTCCTCTGGTTTATCAAACTTCGAGAAAATGAACTTCTCAGTTAGATGCGCCTTGTATTGCCGCCACTTACTATTCGTTGAATGCAAACAGCCCTTCCTCCAGCTTGGGCTAACATTGTATGTCAGCTGTAAAGAAAAGTATATATCAACCCATACAtaacatttaaattatttaaactgtCAAATACTTCTTACTTACATTAACTGATTCCCATATTAACTCTTTAACATCACTTGGAACTTGCTTCCAATTCTTGTAACTGATCTTAATCTTTTCTCGAGCGAGAACTCCTATATAACTCTGCATTTCAGCCGCAAACTCTCCTATTGGCTGTCCAATTTTATTGAACATTACATCCTTTCTAACTCCCTGCACCCTTTGCCTAACGACCTTATCCAAACGTGTACGTCCTCTAGAACTTCTTGTCATCTCGGTCTCAGTAGATTCCACCGGTTCTGCCTCATTGTTTTCAGCAGCTTTACCATTGTGATAACCCTTATGAAACTGTTCACGAGCTTCCATAGTGCCAGAAATTAGAAGATTATTCAATGCCAAATCAGACCTCAAGTTTCCCCAATGACAGTTCCTGCAAAAGTTGACATCTTCTTAGGCATACGTATTAAAACGAAATAAAGAGTGATAATGAAATCGAACTATAAATTTCAAGATAAAATACAAAGAAAATAGATTAACGAGATTTATATACTAAACAGTAAAAAAAGGATTTCAGTGGGTTACATTATGCATTGTCAACCCAAGTTCCATCACAATCTTCACGAATGCATGGTGGTTCATTTTCATCTTTTTCATCAACATCCAATGGATCCATTGGTAGAAATCTTCTAGTAAAAGATTGATAATGAATTACAGAGTTTTCCAACACATTCTCAGATATGAATTCAATGTACTCCTTGGTAGGAGTAGTAAGTACAACATGCCATGTAGGATTTTTAGGATCTTCAATATAAAACACCTGCTTTGCTTGACTGGCTAAGATAAAAGAGTCAGATTTGAATCCAACTCTTTTCAAGTTCACCAACGTGAAACCAAGATCATCAACTTTAATACCGTTATTATTCTCAACCCAATTACATTTAAACATTGGAACTTGATATTTGTGGTAATCGAGTACCCATATCTCTTGAATGACTccaaagaaaatcatgcctGACACAACTGGATGTTTATCCTTTGCACTGGCAACTTGCATTGTTTTTGCAATTAAGCTTACTCCAGAGTTTTGAACAACTCGTCTATCATCACACTCTTTGGTATGATAAGTTACCCCATCAATCAGATAGCTAGAGTACTTTAACACTTGATTGCTAGGTCCACGGGCTATCCACTTTAATCTTTCTGATATTTGACAGGTGGAATGACCAACACCACTTCCAACCTATATTCACAATGTGATAAATTTTATCACGAACTTCAAAACTTATATTTCAATGCTTATGACACTTACACGGTCACGTAACCAGTTAGCAAATGCGCGGTTGTGCTCATCTTGTAACCACTTTTTGGACTTAGCTTTATTGGGAAATTTTTCATTCAGAAATGTCATGTGTtccctaataaaaaaaataaatgtgttTATGTTAAACAATAGATCAAAAAAGTTGAAAGAAATTACTAATAAGTTAGAGAAATTACTCGATATATGGATCAACGTCAACATCATTTTCCAACACATAGCGATGCGCTTGATGCAACTCATCAAGGCTAGTGGAGTACACTACGGCACCAGATAAAGGCCTAGTAAGTTGTAATTGTCGATGCCTTGTTGGGATCCCAATTGTATGAACGTTAGACATGTAGTCGGAGCAAAATTCCACAGCCTCTTCAGCAACGTAACATTCGGCTATACACCCTTCCGGCCGATTGCGATTTCGCACATAGCCTTTCAAGATCTTCATGAATCTTTCAAATGGGTACATCTGCCTATACCAAACAGGTCCACACAATTTTACCTCCCGCACAAGATGGACAGTTAAATGAACCATTATATCGAAAAACgatggtggaaaatatttttcaagcatACACAATAGGGTAACAATCTCTCTTTGCAGACCATCCAACTTTGAGACATCTATAACTTTATTGCATAAAACATTGAAGAACCCACACAACCGGATGATAGTATCTCTAACATGTTTAGGCAAGACATCGCGGATGGCGATTGGAAACAATTGTTGCATCAAAGTGTGGTAGTCATGTGACTTGAGGCCAACAAGTTTTAAGTCCTTCATTGACACCAGATTTTTAACATTGGAGGAGTAACCTTTCGGGACTTTCATTCCAAACAAAGAATTGCAAAGTTTTCTTTTCTCAGTCCTACTTAGTGTAAAACAAGCTGCTGGCAAAAAAGTTCTATTCTCCTCCGTCTTTGGTGCCAAATCAGTCCTCACATTCATCTCCACAAGGTCTAGTCTAGCGGCTACCCCATCCTTTGTTTTTCCTGAAACATTAAGTAGCGTACCAATAAGACTTTCACAAACATTTTTTTCAATGTGCATCACATCAAGCACATGTCGAACATGTAGATGTTTCCAATACTCTAGTTCAAAGAatatgtattttcttttccaACATGATTTTGTTTCCAACTCCTTGTGCTGAAGCTTCCCACTCATTTTTCCCGCACGATAGTTAATCTTATCAACTCTTTCCAACACTTCAAGCCCAGTTAATGGTTTTGGTGCGGGGTTAAACTCTTGTTTCCCATTAAAAGCTTTTTTTTGCCTTCGGTAAGGATGATTTCTAGGAAGAAACCTTCGATGACCTGTATATGACATTTTTCTACTATGCTTCAACCTGGTCGAATATGTTTCTTTCCCACAGATAGGGCATGCTTGATATCCTTTCACAACACAACCTGACATGTTCCCATAAGCAGGAAAATCATTGATTGTCCATAGTAAGACAGCTCTGAGCGAGAAATATTCTTTCCGATATGCATCATATGCATCAACACCTATCTCCCATAAACATTTTAAGTCATCAACTAGAGGTGCTAAATAAACGTCAATATCATTTCCAGGTTGTTTGGGTCCAGAAATCAATAAAGTCAGCATCATAAATTTTCTCTTTTATCAGCATGCCAAGTTAACTCTTTAGACACCTCTTTGTTCCAAAATAATCTTTGAAATCTATGAATAGGTGGGAAGTACCAAAGAACCTTTGCAGGAGTACCTTCATTCACCACAGAATTATTACCCAACTTCCACCTAGACATACCGCAAATAGGACAATTGGACAAGTCCTCAAACTCTTTCCGGTACAAGATACAATCATTAGGGAAAGCATGtattttcacataattcattccTAATGCACTGAAGCTTTTCTTTGCATCATAGTAGGATAAAGGCAATTCATTGTGATCAGGAAGCATTTCTCCTAACAAACTTAGCAAGTCAGTGAAACTTTTATCGCTCCAActatatttttctttcaaattaaataatttcacaaGTGCTGTTAACTTTGTAAATTTTGTGCATCCAGAGTATAAAGGTTTCTCGGCATCTTCAAGTATCTTATGAAATTGGCTTGGATTCTCAGCACAGCTATCATATGCATCATGTACCATATCTATAGTTTCCTCGGCAAAATATTTGTGTTCATCTGGTCCTACTTGATCACTATCATTCATTGGGTTCTTGACCGTAGATCTTTCCCCGTGCCAAATCCATGTATGATATGTTAAATCCATGCCATTAGAACACAAATGTGCCCTTATAGTGCGAACATCTTTCATCTGTAGATTACCACATCTTGTGCAGGGGCAAGGTATTTCATTTGGAACGTTGGCATTTTGCATTGCAAATTGCAGAAAAGAGTCTACCCCAACCTCATATTCATGTGATAATCTGTTCTTTGACATCCAAGCTTTGTCCATTACTCATACAAATAAGCAACCAGCACTGAGTCTAATCCttcaaaacttaaaaaaaattaatcaatgttttatcattctatttttttgaagaaatatACCAGTTAACACTAGTTTCTAATCTTTATAATAAAATCCTTAAATATTGATCTAATCCACCAATCAACGGACTATGGAAAAATAAGGAAAGAACTAATTCTACTAATGTCCAATATTTGAGTGAAAAGGAGCGAATTTctcagaaaaataaattttatgatttGATATTCAACCTAGAACATAATGAAAAATTGTGAAAAGAATTCAATGGCAAAGAAAACAGTAACAAAATAGAACCACTTTTTGATGttcatatttcaaaaatcaaaaataagaaATGAAGAAGAGGATTGTCTTACCAGCAGACAAGATTCACAGATCAGTTCCCATCCACAGAGACATTGACACTGAAGTTATCTAACACAGCTGGAAATAATCCTGTATCAATTTAGAACACGCACCATTATGGCCAAGAAAACACACAGAGAAGTATGAACATTTTTTATGAAAAGTATTGGTTGCCAAGAAAACATTACTTGATGGGCAGAATTGTTGGCGTAGCTAGTTGCACCATTTCCTACAGTCATATGCACATCAACTTCCTTCACTCCCATAATATCTGacttttctttgaaatttttctgcggttttcaaaatttgattgtgatgttaaTCTTCCAACTCACTTCTTCTATTTATAGTGATCGAGTTacatttttttatctttttgagaaattttataCATTAATTATCTAATTAAAACTACTTTCCTAGTTGATATACGGTTGTTCTAGTTATTAATCTTTTTTAAAGTACTATAAATCACTGCCAAGAGGAAAATCTCTTATATCTCAAATTTATGAACCATATatgattataattaattattaatgcaTGGCACAGCCATCGGCCATGGCACATGCTTTGCATAAAAATCGCTGAATTACTGCACCTTGAGCCTAGGTGTGGATGGCTTCTAATACCTATGTGCTAAACGCCTAAACCCATTGATCTTGCAgacattcaacaataaaaattaataaaacatattAAAGATGACATTACCTAACCTCACCAGTGTAAGCACCCCCTTTCTTAACCCAACAGTTCTGAGCAGCGACTTGAAAATCATGTCAAAGGAGATTTTTTACGACAGGAAGAAAAACAAAAGGAGGGCTTACAACCACCTCTGTAGGGCAAAACATCAATGTGACTCCAGCAAGTAATAACATGAAAATCTAATTTGCATGATTGCATAACAGAAAGTGCTTAAGCTAAAAAACcaaaaagaaagcatttgaagttgctagaaatggacgtcctaATATTATTGGAATTTCATTATTAAACTAATCATATGCTGGTTCAATCTCTAGGAATAGTTCcacaaaacaattttaaattcaaatatgagtGGCCCAAGCTCATATACAGGAAATTGTATTCAAAATCAAGAATGGAAACTTTAGGTAGTTCAAGGGCACAACAGAACACTATTCTTGGTCTTTGTTGTATACACTATACAAGTTTCTCAAcagaaaaatattaatctctTGCTTTCAGAGATAAACATGCAAGGTTTATGGAGCTTGAATCCTCAACATTAAGACTTAGAAGAACGTAGGGAACAGAATACTCATGCAAGGTCATGTCATAAATTGCTGT
It encodes:
- the LOC140889905 gene encoding uncharacterized protein, giving the protein MLTLLISGPKQPGNDIDVYLAPLVDDLKCLWEIGVDAYDAYRKEYFSLRAVLLWTINDFPAYGNMSGCVVKGYQACPICGKETYSTRLKHSRKMSYTGHRRFLPRNHPYRRQKKAFNGKQEFNPAPKPLTGLEVLERVDKINYRAGKMSGKLQHKELETKSCWKRKYIFFELEYWKHLHVRHVLDVMHIEKNVCESLIGTLLNVSGKTKDGVAARLDLVEMNVRTDLAPKTEENRTFLPAACFTLSRTEKRKLCNSLFGMKVPKGYSSNVKNLVSMKDLKLVGLKSHDYHTLMQQLFPIAIRDVLPKHVRDTIIRLCGFFNVLCNKVIDVSKLDGLQREIVTLLCMLEKYFPPSFFDIMVHLTVHLVREVKLCGPVWYRQMYPFERFMKILKGYVRNRNRPEGCIAECYVAEEAVEFCSDYMSNVHTIGIPTRHRQLQLTRPLSGAVVYSTSLDELHQAHRYVLENDVDVDPYIEEHMTFLNEKFPNKAKSKKWLQDEHNRAFANWLRDRVGSGVGHSTCQISERLKWIARGPSNQVLKYSSYLIDGVTYHTKECDDRRVVQNSGVSLIAKTMQVASAKDKHPVVSGMIFFGVIQEIWVLDYHKYQVPMFKCNWVENNNGIKVDDLGFTLVNLKRVGFKSDSFILASQAKQVFYIEDPKNPTWHVVLTTPTKEYIEFISENVLENSVIHYQSFTRRFLPMDPLDVDEKDENEPPCIREDCDGTWVDNA
- the LOC140889906 gene encoding uncharacterized protein, with protein sequence MDKAWMSKNRLSHEYEVGVDSFLQFAMQNANVPNEIPCPCTRCGNLQMKDVRTIRAHLCSNGMDLTYHTWIWHGERSTVKNPMNDSDQVGPDEHKYFAEETIDMVHDAYDSCAENPSQFHKILEDAEKPLYSGCTKFTKLTALVKLFNLKEKYSWSDKSFTDLLSLLGEMLPDHNELPLSYYDAKKSFSALGMNYVKIHAFPNDCILYRKEFEDLSNCPICGMSRWKLGNNSVVNEGTPAKVLWYFPPIHRFQRLFWNKEVSKELTWHADKRENL